The bacterium genome has a segment encoding these proteins:
- a CDS encoding zinc ribbon domain-containing protein gives MNVPMLACSNCGEEISPKWIVCPICSHPAGVRSAPVPAEDSDPIFSFAEILCIKCKKKIGPDTQICPHCHVPIIRRYCSGCQRLIPDHVNLCPYCHAEPTVKKGLGRAVKVALFFFLPAFLFLAYVVFHRTETRVQRTAAPELTSEEPWIRDPVPSEADLPQRDPASPELLPDPRIPSAISPVDVSALKPSRIVTNTVERIASPQAKPKREEPHAAPDFAARGARLKQGRQLKELGLRLIRRKEYGKAVYVLRDAVRSFPAETKDLSLGEALYNLGYSLRMSGKPAEAIPVLKKAMSFPFIRNKAARELQSAADQLKKPQPVQWVKP, from the coding sequence ATGAACGTGCCTATGCTCGCATGTTCAAATTGCGGTGAAGAGATTTCACCGAAATGGATCGTCTGCCCAATCTGCAGCCACCCCGCAGGCGTAAGATCTGCACCAGTTCCTGCGGAAGATTCCGATCCTATATTTAGCTTTGCAGAGATTCTCTGCATCAAGTGCAAAAAGAAAATCGGTCCCGACACACAGATTTGTCCGCACTGTCATGTTCCCATCATCCGGCGATACTGTTCCGGCTGTCAGCGTTTGATTCCCGACCATGTCAATCTGTGTCCCTATTGCCACGCTGAGCCAACAGTTAAGAAAGGTCTGGGAAGGGCGGTCAAAGTTGCACTTTTTTTTTTCTTGCCTGCTTTTCTGTTTCTTGCGTATGTTGTTTTTCATCGAACTGAAACGCGGGTTCAAAGAACAGCCGCGCCCGAACTCACCTCGGAGGAGCCATGGATTCGTGACCCGGTGCCGTCAGAAGCTGATCTTCCGCAAAGGGATCCTGCGTCCCCTGAACTGCTCCCTGATCCTCGTATTCCATCGGCAATTTCTCCTGTAGATGTTTCCGCGCTAAAACCATCGCGAATCGTTACTAATACTGTCGAGAGAATTGCTTCGCCTCAAGCAAAACCGAAGCGAGAAGAGCCGCACGCGGCTCCGGACTTTGCTGCAAGAGGCGCGCGTTTGAAGCAAGGAAGACAACTGAAGGAGCTTGGTTTACGGCTCATCCGGCGGAAGGAGTACGGTAAGGCAGTCTATGTTCTGCGGGATGCAGTGCGCTCTTTCCCGGCGGAAACCAAAGACCTCAGCCTTGGAGAGGCTCTTTACAATCTCGGATATTCGCTGCGCATGTCGGGAAAACCAGCGGAGGCTATTCCCGTGTTGAAAAAGGCGATGAGTTTCCCGTTCATTCGAAACAAAGCCGCGCGGGAATTGCAATCGGCTGCCGATCAACTGAAGAAGCCGCAACCGGTGCAATGGGTCAAGCCTTAA